In the Rhodospirillaceae bacterium genome, one interval contains:
- a CDS encoding alkaline phosphatase: MDKTIRLEIEAAAFRQLVSHFQENPEVQNIDLMDLAGFCRNCLSKWYTAAAEDMGVEMDYDTARNIVYGMPYKEWKQKYQTEQPSDRLKTFEPHEHE; the protein is encoded by the coding sequence ATGGACAAAACAATTAGACTAGAGATTGAGGCCGCCGCATTTCGACAGCTCGTATCCCATTTCCAGGAAAACCCCGAAGTTCAAAATATTGACCTTATGGATCTCGCGGGTTTTTGCCGCAATTGCTTATCCAAATGGTATACCGCAGCGGCCGAGGACATGGGCGTGGAAATGGATTACGATACTGCTCGCAACATTGTTTACGGTATGCCTTACAAAGAATGGAAACAAAAGTATCAAACCGAACAGCCTTCGGACCGACTAAAAACTTTTGAGCCGCACGAGCATGAATAA